From Pseudanabaena sp. PCC 6802, one genomic window encodes:
- a CDS encoding IS630 family transposase, giving the protein MDKPDGRHLSIETQNYLRQQAIRLREQGKRVCDISEYLGIHRNTITEWWWAYQDYGEAALFQQRRGREVGEGRSLSASEETTIEAMLRGHSPEDYQIESALWTRQAVQILIEQELGVEMPIRTVGEYLKRWGYSPQKPIERAYEQDPAAVKHWLQEEYPAIEQRAQAEGAEIEWGDESGLSSDEYGGRGYAPKGHPPEIRPSKRERTRLNFIASISNQGTIQFMLYTCTLTAPVFIEFLQRLIDKRSSKLFWIVDRHPVHRERPVQQWLEQHSQEIELFYLPSYAPQLNPVEYFNGDVKQGVHAKPLTRNLGQLKHRLLSQLQKLQRLPAHIRSYFKHPSIIYAAL; this is encoded by the coding sequence ATGGATAAACCAGATGGCCGACACCTATCGATAGAAACGCAAAATTACCTTCGACAGCAAGCGATCCGGTTGCGAGAACAAGGGAAACGAGTATGTGATATTAGTGAGTACCTGGGGATTCATCGTAACACGATTACGGAGTGGTGGTGGGCGTATCAAGATTACGGAGAAGCAGCCCTGTTTCAGCAGCGACGAGGACGAGAGGTAGGGGAAGGGCGCAGTTTAAGTGCCTCAGAGGAAACAACGATTGAAGCAATGCTGCGGGGACACAGCCCGGAGGATTACCAGATCGAGAGCGCCTTGTGGACTAGACAAGCCGTGCAAATACTAATCGAGCAAGAATTAGGAGTGGAGATGCCGATACGCACAGTGGGGGAATATCTCAAACGATGGGGCTACAGCCCCCAGAAGCCGATCGAACGTGCCTATGAGCAAGACCCCGCTGCCGTGAAACACTGGTTACAGGAAGAATATCCCGCGATTGAGCAACGGGCACAAGCAGAAGGTGCCGAAATCGAGTGGGGAGATGAATCGGGACTCAGTTCTGATGAGTATGGAGGGCGAGGTTATGCACCCAAGGGACATCCCCCTGAAATTCGTCCTAGTAAACGCGAGCGGACACGGTTGAATTTCATTGCTAGCATCAGTAATCAAGGCACGATTCAATTTATGCTTTACACCTGTACCTTGACAGCCCCAGTATTTATTGAATTTCTGCAACGGTTGATTGACAAGCGTTCAAGCAAACTGTTTTGGATCGTGGATCGCCATCCCGTCCATCGAGAGCGCCCCGTGCAGCAATGGTTAGAACAGCACTCCCAGGAGATCGAGTTATTTTATTTGCCTTCCTATGCGCCGCAGTTGAATCCAGTAGAGTATTTCAATGGTGATGTGAAACAGGGAGTTCACGCCAAACCTCTGACGCGAAACCTGGGTCAATTAAAACATAGATTGCTATCTCAACTGCAGAAATTGCAGAGATTGCCTGCCCACATTAGGAGTTACTTTAAGCATCCATCTATTATTTATGCTGCTCTATAG
- a CDS encoding FAD-dependent oxidoreductase has translation MLRSLAKQIHLSVLGVILPVVTVTSYITPISDRLSARAQPARSPRIDRQVECDILVAGGGLAGSATAYEALLAGRTVCLTELTDWVGGQISSQGTSALDERATQRQLLFYDRGYKELRERIEQRYGALNPGGCWVSVACFMPKDGHEILTAMLQEAARKGNGKLEWFPNTVIKDLEISGSQITGAIAISHQPAAGAPPLNTLPLSQTIIDSYTYDNSKLFTKTITKFVAKRSPDKQASAPNWYVVDATETGELVGLADVPYRLGIDPLSYLEPSSSSPKPDPYCTQGFTYTFTMEATAEPQKHEVPDFYTRYAPYYSYELKNLASFPFVFTYRRIFTPQPDKFKDIDIGFYKKDEAVLVGDISMQNWTWGNDYRPGTNKDNLIYSRDQLKENGQLQPGGWLGGLRAETLNQGELLAKGYFYWLTTGTTDSQLGEGFKKPYPNHRYLSGLDSPMGTVHGLSKHPYMREGRRIIGRPNRIYPDGFTISEIDISRRDYNDEYYRTTLAPEVYRRLKAAIAGLEGYSVLLNPNAADKVKRRSRSTIYPDSVGIGHYAIDFHPCMTQTPVETPGNTERAGERRGGGQAYPFQIPLRAMIPQKLDNMLVVGKSIATSHIAAAAYRVHSFEWSSGVAAGTVADFALTNGIAPYQLVDDLPRSEPQLEQLRKRLERDGNPTAFPDTSIFNNTWDTWK, from the coding sequence ATGTTGCGATCGCTTGCTAAGCAAATACACCTGTCAGTCCTGGGTGTTATTTTGCCTGTAGTAACGGTAACAAGCTATATTACACCCATATCAGATCGTCTATCTGCTCGGGCGCAACCTGCGCGATCGCCTCGAATCGATCGACAGGTGGAGTGCGATATCTTAGTAGCAGGTGGTGGTTTGGCTGGCAGTGCCACTGCCTACGAAGCCCTGCTCGCTGGGCGCACGGTCTGTCTTACCGAGCTAACGGACTGGGTGGGCGGACAAATTTCCTCGCAAGGTACCTCTGCCCTTGACGAGCGCGCTACACAAAGGCAGCTACTGTTTTACGATCGCGGCTATAAAGAGCTGCGCGAAAGGATCGAACAGCGTTATGGCGCTCTCAATCCAGGCGGTTGTTGGGTAAGCGTTGCCTGTTTCATGCCCAAGGATGGACATGAGATTCTAACTGCAATGCTGCAAGAGGCTGCCCGCAAAGGGAATGGCAAACTGGAGTGGTTTCCCAATACGGTAATTAAAGATTTAGAGATATCCGGTTCGCAAATTACGGGGGCGATCGCGATTTCTCATCAGCCAGCGGCAGGCGCACCACCGTTGAATACCCTGCCCCTCTCGCAAACTATTATTGATTCTTACACCTACGATAATTCCAAGCTGTTTACCAAGACCATCACTAAATTTGTGGCGAAGCGATCGCCTGACAAACAGGCTTCAGCGCCAAACTGGTATGTAGTCGATGCCACCGAAACCGGAGAGTTGGTGGGTCTGGCCGACGTGCCTTATCGCTTGGGAATCGATCCGCTCTCTTATTTAGAACCATCTTCATCCAGTCCTAAACCCGATCCCTACTGCACGCAAGGGTTTACCTACACCTTTACGATGGAGGCAACTGCAGAACCGCAAAAGCATGAGGTGCCAGACTTTTACACACGTTACGCCCCCTATTACAGCTACGAATTAAAGAATTTAGCTAGCTTCCCATTCGTGTTTACCTATCGCCGCATCTTTACACCTCAGCCCGATAAATTCAAAGATATTGATATCGGCTTCTACAAAAAGGATGAAGCAGTACTGGTGGGTGATATCTCTATGCAAAACTGGACTTGGGGGAACGACTACCGACCTGGCACGAATAAAGATAACTTAATTTACAGCCGCGACCAGCTTAAGGAAAACGGACAACTTCAGCCCGGTGGTTGGTTGGGAGGTCTACGTGCCGAAACCCTGAACCAGGGTGAGTTACTGGCTAAAGGTTATTTCTACTGGCTAACTACCGGGACAACCGACTCGCAGTTAGGTGAAGGTTTCAAAAAGCCCTATCCCAATCATCGCTACCTTTCCGGGCTAGATTCTCCGATGGGAACCGTACACGGTCTATCTAAACATCCTTACATGCGCGAAGGTCGTCGGATTATTGGTAGACCCAATCGTATCTACCCCGATGGCTTTACCATATCCGAAATCGATATCTCGCGCCGTGACTATAACGACGAGTACTATCGCACTACGCTTGCTCCAGAAGTATATAGAAGGCTAAAAGCTGCGATCGCGGGGCTGGAAGGCTACTCCGTACTTTTAAATCCGAATGCCGCAGATAAGGTAAAGCGGCGATCGCGCTCTACCATTTATCCTGACTCGGTGGGAATAGGGCATTATGCCATTGACTTTCATCCCTGCATGACGCAAACACCTGTGGAAACTCCCGGTAATACCGAGCGTGCTGGCGAGCGGCGCGGTGGCGGACAGGCATATCCATTCCAAATTCCATTGCGAGCCATGATTCCACAAAAGCTAGATAACATGTTGGTAGTAGGAAAGAGCATTGCCACCAGTCATATTGCTGCTGCTGCCTATCGCGTCCATTCCTTTGAGTGGTCGTCTGGAGTTGCCGCCGGGACAGTGGCTGATTTTGCCCTAACGAATGGCATTGCGCCCTATCAGTTGGTGGACGATCTACCGCGATCGGAACCTCAGTTAGAGCAGCTAAGGAAGCGTTTAGAGCGAGACGGTAACCCCACCGCCTTCCCCGACACGTCAATTTTTAACAACACCTGGGATACTTGGAAGTAG
- the budA gene encoding acetolactate decarboxylase gives MKSKQIFSIAAKLKSYLWFAILFIAIALGALPIYSQQILQLHPGFQVSTLGALNVGVYEGTATLAALKQHGDFGLGTFDGLEGEMIVLNGTVYQVKVDGVAYHVSDGLKTPFSTVTFFRRDRSLRLTGKMNYQELQQQIDKQLPTQNLPYAVRIQGAFPYLKVRSVPKQALPYPPLNDVVKKQQRIFELRNVRGTLVGFRLPQYLKSVNVAGYHFHFITSDRKAGGHLIDGEFSNPVADVETLRDWAMLLPDHSAFAQASLD, from the coding sequence ATGAAGTCTAAGCAGATATTTTCGATCGCAGCAAAACTAAAAAGCTACTTATGGTTTGCAATATTGTTTATTGCGATCGCACTTGGGGCTTTACCCATCTATTCTCAACAAATTCTGCAACTCCACCCAGGATTTCAGGTTTCCACTTTGGGCGCTTTAAATGTTGGTGTGTATGAAGGAACTGCAACATTAGCTGCACTCAAACAGCATGGAGACTTTGGCTTAGGCACGTTTGATGGGTTAGAAGGAGAGATGATTGTCCTTAATGGCACAGTTTACCAAGTCAAAGTGGATGGAGTTGCTTATCACGTCTCGGATGGGCTAAAAACCCCATTTTCGACGGTTACGTTTTTCCGCCGCGATCGCTCGCTTCGTTTAACCGGAAAAATGAACTATCAGGAACTGCAACAGCAGATCGACAAACAGTTGCCTACACAGAACTTACCCTATGCCGTGCGCATTCAAGGTGCATTCCCTTACTTGAAGGTGAGAAGCGTCCCCAAACAAGCACTTCCCTACCCACCATTAAATGATGTGGTCAAGAAGCAGCAGCGCATTTTTGAGCTGCGAAACGTGCGCGGTACTTTAGTGGGGTTTCGACTCCCACAATATCTTAAAAGCGTAAATGTCGCAGGCTATCACTTTCACTTTATTACCAGCGATCGCAAAGCCGGCGGTCATCTGATTGATGGAGAGTTTTCTAACCCTGTAGCTGATGTGGAAACTCTGCGTGACTGGGCGATGCTGCTGCCCGATCATTCTGCCTTTGCCCAAGCATCGCTAGATTGA
- a CDS encoding tetratricopeptide repeat protein — MKKLWCHVLVVCFAVLSLFVSNLSGVSAAEIDAVDPDEGDRAVVVIDKDEPKFLGIPLACYASSAKLENNAQAQTFALLEVAERYTKAGQKDKAAKVLDSSSTYLKGWDDDSANAFARVKLAAEYTEVGQLEQAKSVLAPAIPQIEAIKDVKDRTFALAKAASQYAKLGALDKANSLLEKAVAASDPIEDPYAKARATLEIATEYANAQNRDRSASNLEQSLQLIQALDNPAMKARALFEVAKTYATTNQVEKVDATLAAAAAASEVAGSGMLGVSLESFNSRGLAYVVNEYVNAGFYTPALDLAKRVTNPYEQTIAFTQIAIKYAEANQNPKAARVLGQALNASKSVSDPVGKASSLVEIADVYAKLDKNRNAIKVLNQGLQAIDGANNDDDKVLVLLDLANRYVEVGDRNAANSTLAKLQDIMIDPQSQLRDKASQLTNVALIYAAMGQNKQAMQIANALDRQFGRSQLVNLLECAGSAKID, encoded by the coding sequence GTGAAAAAATTGTGGTGCCATGTCTTAGTTGTCTGTTTTGCCGTCCTATCGCTATTTGTCTCTAACCTGAGTGGTGTATCGGCAGCAGAAATAGATGCAGTAGATCCAGATGAAGGCGATCGCGCAGTAGTAGTAATTGATAAGGACGAACCCAAATTCTTGGGCATCCCCCTTGCCTGCTATGCATCCAGTGCCAAGTTGGAAAACAATGCCCAGGCGCAGACCTTTGCTCTACTCGAAGTGGCTGAGAGATACACCAAAGCAGGACAAAAGGATAAGGCTGCCAAAGTACTTGACTCTAGCTCTACATATTTAAAAGGCTGGGATGACGATTCGGCGAATGCTTTTGCCAGAGTCAAACTGGCGGCAGAATACACCGAGGTTGGGCAATTGGAACAAGCAAAGTCAGTTCTAGCACCAGCTATTCCGCAAATCGAGGCAATTAAGGATGTCAAGGATCGAACCTTTGCCCTGGCTAAAGCAGCCTCACAGTACGCTAAATTAGGCGCGTTGGACAAAGCCAATTCGTTGCTAGAGAAGGCAGTAGCTGCTAGCGATCCGATCGAGGATCCCTATGCCAAAGCGCGGGCAACACTGGAGATCGCTACAGAATACGCCAATGCTCAAAACCGCGATCGCTCAGCAAGTAATTTAGAGCAGAGTTTACAGTTAATTCAAGCACTGGACAATCCAGCGATGAAAGCACGAGCCTTGTTTGAAGTTGCCAAAACCTATGCAACAACTAACCAGGTGGAAAAGGTCGATGCTACCTTGGCGGCGGCGGCGGCAGCTTCAGAAGTTGCTGGTAGCGGTATGCTGGGAGTATCGCTCGAAAGCTTTAATTCCAGAGGCTTAGCCTATGTGGTTAATGAATATGTCAATGCTGGTTTCTATACACCAGCACTCGATCTGGCTAAACGGGTTACGAATCCTTACGAACAGACAATCGCGTTTACTCAAATCGCAATTAAGTATGCTGAGGCTAACCAAAATCCCAAAGCTGCCAGGGTTTTAGGGCAAGCCTTAAATGCCAGCAAAAGCGTTAGCGATCCTGTGGGTAAAGCCAGTAGTCTGGTGGAGATCGCAGATGTTTATGCCAAACTCGACAAAAATCGCAATGCTATCAAAGTTCTAAATCAAGGCTTGCAGGCAATCGATGGCGCAAATAACGACGATGATAAAGTACTCGTACTGCTCGATCTTGCCAATCGATATGTTGAAGTGGGCGATCGCAATGCCGCCAATAGTACCTTGGCCAAGCTTCAAGACATCATGATCGATCCGCAGTCTCAGTTGAGGGATAAGGCAAGTCAGCTCACCAACGTCGCTTTGATCTATGCGGCGATGGGGCAGAACAAACAAGCCATGCAAATTGCCAACGCCCTCGATCGGCAATTTGGACGCTCCCAACTGGTAAACTTGCTGGAATGCGCTGGATCGGCAAAGATCGACTAA
- a CDS encoding chlorophyll a/b-binding protein, giving the protein MESNRNSWSFGFSNGAENWNGRLAMLGFIAAIATELITGQGVLHFWGIL; this is encoded by the coding sequence ATGGAATCTAACCGTAACTCCTGGTCTTTTGGTTTTTCTAATGGCGCTGAAAACTGGAACGGTCGCCTTGCTATGCTGGGGTTTATCGCAGCGATCGCAACCGAACTGATTACTGGTCAAGGCGTACTGCACTTCTGGGGCATTCTCTAG
- a CDS encoding calcium-binding protein: MARLPDNQNPVFDSRFLDLSFGDDNEFIAPGELFGRPFGVRALSGNDTVQGSDDFDTINGNSGNDNIFGGGSNDFLRGGTNEDFLDGQSGDDTVNGNNGEDFVQGGDGSDLVRGGQGNDSLFGNNGNDLLVGDFGADDLTGGSGLDTFIFRTDTAAQGVVNADVALDFNTFEGDRIGLDSRISTSEIILDDSADYSNIFGGGGQNDTVISIAGSGLILGVILDRSVGDVVNRIDIISDQVLAQG, encoded by the coding sequence ATGGCACGATTACCCGACAATCAAAATCCCGTTTTCGATTCCAGATTTCTCGACCTGAGCTTTGGCGACGATAATGAATTTATTGCTCCAGGCGAATTATTCGGTCGCCCCTTTGGCGTGCGCGCGCTTTCTGGCAACGACACCGTGCAAGGCTCTGACGACTTCGATACGATTAATGGCAACTCCGGCAACGATAACATTTTTGGTGGCGGCAGTAACGATTTCCTGCGCGGCGGCACCAATGAAGATTTTCTCGACGGGCAATCGGGCGATGACACGGTTAATGGCAACAACGGGGAAGACTTCGTTCAGGGTGGAGACGGAAGCGATCTTGTCAGAGGCGGACAGGGAAATGACTCCTTGTTCGGCAACAATGGTAACGACCTGCTTGTAGGAGACTTTGGTGCCGACGACCTTACGGGTGGCTCCGGTTTAGATACTTTCATCTTTAGGACCGATACCGCTGCCCAGGGTGTCGTAAATGCCGACGTTGCCCTCGACTTTAATACATTTGAAGGCGATCGCATTGGCCTGGACAGTCGCATCAGCACCTCTGAGATTATTCTCGATGACAGCGCCGACTACTCCAATATTTTCGGTGGCGGCGGACAGAATGACACTGTTATCAGTATTGCTGGCTCGGGCTTAATCCTGGGTGTCATCCTCGATCGATCGGTTGGTGACGTTGTCAACAGAATCGACATTATTTCCGATCAGGTTTTAGCCCAAGGATAA
- a CDS encoding DUF4214 domain-containing protein — translation MRYSFLSVAVLLVGLGAAAIPPANAQTKCRWENKVTICQDLNGDRPEQRYEPRQQNRYDSRYGNNYDNNYDNRYDNRNSSYVPYDSRYDDDLYLDDYLSGDRYVDRYDNRYDNRYGDRNGVYGQINQLYRDVLGRNADDNGLRSYANEIDNGKSLAWIREQLAASSEARDAVNRVYVQVLGRNADSGGLDSYTKALRNGWTLKQVRAELANSAEARNARRR, via the coding sequence ATGAGATACAGCTTTCTTTCAGTCGCTGTCCTGTTGGTTGGCTTAGGGGCGGCAGCGATTCCGCCCGCAAATGCCCAAACCAAGTGTCGGTGGGAAAACAAGGTCACGATCTGTCAAGATCTCAATGGCGATCGCCCAGAGCAAAGGTACGAACCTCGCCAGCAAAATCGCTATGACAGCCGTTACGGAAATAATTACGACAATAATTACGACAATCGCTACGACAACAGAAACTCATCCTATGTCCCCTACGACAGTCGTTATGATGACGATCTTTACCTTGACGACTATCTTTCCGGCGATCGCTATGTAGATCGCTACGATAATCGTTACGACAACCGTTATGGCGATCGCAATGGGGTTTACGGTCAGATTAACCAGCTCTACCGCGATGTTCTGGGGCGCAATGCCGATGACAACGGACTGCGCAGCTATGCCAATGAGATCGACAATGGTAAGTCCCTGGCATGGATACGCGAACAATTAGCTGCGAGCAGCGAAGCGCGGGATGCAGTTAATCGCGTTTACGTCCAAGTTTTGGGGCGTAATGCAGACTCTGGTGGCTTAGATAGCTATACTAAGGCTTTGCGTAATGGCTGGACGTTGAAGCAAGTCCGTGCGGAACTTGCTAACAGCGCCGAAGCCCGTAACGCCAGAAGAAGATAA